One window of the Pelmatolapia mariae isolate MD_Pm_ZW linkage group LG15, Pm_UMD_F_2, whole genome shotgun sequence genome contains the following:
- the fndc1 gene encoding fibronectin type III domain-containing protein 1 isoform X2 — protein sequence MALATGRTLVALFLTLCGPGCSWAAEKPPRSQNVKPTSVEKGLRESWEPSIHLDGRPVDHFMISSSKPTRSHRFTKASKDSRAPMLEDVDPEWVNLDGFAVLGGAPVSNLSAAGPVRSSQTVAPRNHSSVKRATRMDRKAQLSGVPNVRTHRRAPQSSSGPRQPERVLAGVPLLERRRQHYAKPQSDQRNRLARKLTSESVHVVSLQAQKAQGQSEPANRAVTTKTTTPAPPEHEAQDISVRVMSPKSVLISWVDPAVEMEKVAPGASRSYTVRYREKGESARWEYKESTQRRILIDTLSADSMYEFSVRISQEENHSKWSDSVFQRTPESAPSGPPENFEVKPLRGKGTAVVATWDPPEEPNGRIKEYILTYVPAMKPFETKSVKYHGSTTTATIDGLTPGDRYIFTIKATNRKGQGPQSKTFSVAMPGSSSATSAFSKSKDSRRTGHTPSKQDTDHDDIQSTEVPEIPTIQKQPLPAAPVNRRFRPLSQTRSYHSIFSSVRGSIRKAGNRGSNRRRAKNDEEEEEENKVPTTPPPVEETTTMEFVPEPKETDNDVSPETEDEDEYDEEPLTTKTPSLKVLTPSPTKPAFNRLNPPRRRPFKIRVHQKAGSKDAFTGSSSSSSSASSSSSSSASSSSSSSSSSASSSSSSSSNSPTSTSSSTSLDSSSSSSSSPSTTSLSSPSLTQESAASRKDYIALTYPESKNIFEKSSITHAKPSTSLAKVNSSQQTQVTPVGRGSTSAGRASGTGFGSRYGLGRRYPGSLLRGNSTRMLNGHKPAVISQSSSPRRTQSQVTSSIQSSATSQATLPENTQSHEKSSTLNPSTSKSKSGRTSNGEDVLESYNSDKSRSTLESKSHGSTSLQVTNPSTSQRNANHPSTANTSGLSQRTSQRGSHSSARSHDTHNSQSSHTSSERDTSNVEGNDDTNYKNTERELTKAEDSALTTITQPTEKPMKKDKEKDEGAKEKPPVSAGTRVRPSFAERYPWLASRYPGKVISSTRITSPRQDSRVPLTRISSSVGAGRPVLRGTTTRVSGATGAAGVPSVQETSEDPSTSSTRDSLKNGFGASSVKPSLINQNVGSGGTRNPATSSSSSSSSPSISSSPDRHHSLGGHRDSSEPSHRELTNDKSSNEDYLSEKSGENDKVADPIEAQEKPAESDKNAEDNASVDTGESSSRTRPGTSSGVPLTNRRPGVGVNGRVRSPLLPNRQFGGSRLPLRVQPAQNSRLGSSTSDSTSSSSDSASSSNLPQPVLTSDSDISSGTTVTRTGGLIGGNSHSTLASSSSSSSRDSFRNNGSRPRYSIRGKQNNGRGIKPGNGNGKNGRPNLTATDDKESSSSHGASKATGQRFITGPDGTKWVVDLEQGILMNGDGRVLQDSQGKPKRVVLGEDGRTIFDHMGSPLVSQDGIALFGHGRDSQPVINPKDKVLMVGGKRVLGLDRPRPRTSTTTTTTTTTTTTTTTMAPTTTPEPTTTDWTTEEFTTGFPYPTCPPGTFSKTDEYGYPILDSDGILDCYPEDEFVVQTTPPPTTTTTTTTTTTTEITTPEVHIRPVNKGPSNEFDLSGKKRFTAPYVNYIQKDPGAPCSLTEALEYLQVDILENLMKNDSLAANHNQPPKNKPHNFTVVAMEGCHSFIILDWARPLKDDMVSGYMVQSASYDDILNNRWSSKAATGTHLAVENLKPNSRYYFRVQAKNVFGVGPFSETLSYVTESDDPLLIERPPGGEPIWIPFSFKFNPVHSSCKGSQYVKRTWYRKFVGVVLCNSLRYKIFMGDSLRDPFYSIGDTFGQGEDHCQFVDSYRDGRTGPAYLSNNLPTVQGYYRSYRQEPVTFGVIGRRTPHPFVGWYECGVPIPGKW from the exons CAGAGAAACCCCCACGATCACAAAATGTGAAACCAACATCTGTGGAGAAGGGCCTTAGGGAAAGCTGGGAGCCGTCTATCCATCTGGATGGAAGACCTGTGGATCACTTCATGATCAGCTCCAGTAAACCCACGAGATCCCATCGATTCACTAAAGCGAGCAAGGACAGTCGTGCTCCTATGTTGGAGGATGTAG acCCTGAATGGGTTAACCTGGATGGCTTTGCTGTGTTGGGCGGTGCACCTGTCAGCAATTTATCAGCAG CAGGTCCAGTAAGATCTTCACAAACAGTTGCGCCCCGAAATCACTCCTCCGTAAAACGGGCAACCAGGATGGACAGGAAGGCTCAGCTGTCAGGTGTGCCTAATGTCAGAACACACAGGAGGGCACCTCAGTCTTCCTCTGGTCCCAGGCAGCCCGAGAGAGTTTTGGCAGGAGTTCCTCTGCTGGAAAGGAGACGACAACACTACGCCAAGCCTCAGTCTGATCAGAGAAATCGACTCGCACGCAAACTAA CGTCTGAGTCCGTTCATGTGGTGTCACTGCAGGCACAGAAGGCCCAGGGTCAGAGCGAACCTGCCAACAGAGCAGTCACAACCAAAACAACCACACCAG CTCCACCTGAACATGAGGCCCAGGACATCAGTGTCAGGGTCATGTCTCCTAAATCAGTTCTCATTTCGTGGGTTGACCCTGCTGTCGAGATGGAGAAAGTTGCCCCTGGGGCATCCAG ATCATACACAGTTAGGTACAGGGAGAAGGGTGAGTCAGCACGCTGGGAGTACAAGGAGAGCACGCAAAGGAGAATTTTGATAGACACCCTGTCTGCTGACAGCATGTATGAGTTCTCTGTCAGAATCTCTCAGGAAGAAAATCACAGCAAGTGGAGCGACTCCGTCTTTCAGAGGACTCCAGAGTCAG CACCATCTGGGCCACCTGAGAACTTTGAGGTCAAGCCATTAAGAGGAAAAGGGACTGCTGTTGTAGCAACATGGGATCCACCTGAAGAGCCCAATGGGAGGATAAAAG AGTACATCTTGACTTATGTCCCTGCCATGAAGCCTTTTGAAACAAAAAGCGTGAAGTACCATGGAAGTACCACGACAGCCACCATAGATGGCCTCACACCTGGAGACCGTTATATTTTCACCATTAAGGCCACCAATAGGAAGGGACAAGGACCACAGAGCAAGACCTTCAGTGTCGCCATGCCAGGAA GCAGCAGTGCCACCTCAGCATTTTCAAAAAGCAAGGACAGCCGCAGGACTGGCCACACGCCTTCCAAACAAGATACCGACCATGATGACATCCAGTCAACAGAAGTGCCAGAAATACCAACCATACAAAAGCAGCCACTCCCTGCTGCACCTGTCAACAGGCGTTTTCGTCCACTTTCCCAGACACGCTCCTATCACAGCATCTTCTCTTCCGTCAGGGGGTCAATCAGGAAAGCAGGAAACAGAGGCTCTAACAGAAGAAGGGCTAAGAatgatgaggaagaggaagaggaaaacaAAGTACCCACAACACCACCTCCAGTAGAAGAGACTACAACAATGGAATTTGTACCAGAGCCTAAAGAAACTGATAATGATGTTTCCCCTGAAACTGAGGATGAAGATGAATATGATGAAGAGCCTCTGACTACTAAAACCCCCTCCCTCAAAGTTTTAACACCTTCTCCAACTAAACCTGCATTTAATCGACTTAATCCACCAAGAAGAAGGCCATTTAAGATTAGGGTCCATCAAAAAGCAGGATCCAAGGATGCATTCACTGGTtcatcttcatcctcgtcttccgcatcatcatcttcttcttcttctgcttcatcatcatcatcatcatcatcctcttctgcttcatcatcttcttcttcttcttctaattCCCCCACCTCCACTTCTTCTTCTACCTCTTTGGattcctcctcatcttcctcatcATCCCCTTCTACGACCTCACTGTCCTCTCCCTCACTTACTCAAGAATCTGCAGCAAGCAGAAAGGACTATATAGCTCTCACATATCCAGAGTCGAAAAACATCTTTGAAAAGTCCAGCATAACACATGCAAAACCCTCCACATCACTTGCAAAAGTGAACAGTTCACAGCAGACACAGGTTACACCTGTAGGTAGAGGTTCCACTTCAGCAGGACGCGCCAGTGGCACTGGTTTTGGTTCTAGATATGGTTTAGGCCGAAGATACCCTGGGAGCTTGTTAAGAGGGAATTCTACCCGAATGTTGAATGGTCACAAACCTGCTGTCATTTCACAGTCGAGTTCTCCAAGAAGAACTCAGAGTCAAGTAACTTCAAGCATACAAAGTTCAGCAACATCACAGGCCACTTTACCGGAAAACACTCAAAGCCACGAAAAGTCAAGCACTCTCAATCCATCAACATCAAAGTCAAAATCAGGAAGGACTTCCAATGGTGAAGATGTCTTGGAGTCCTATAATTCTGACAAGTCACGTTCTACTTTAGAATCTAAGTCTCATGGCTCGACATCTTTGCAAGTGACAAATCCATCCACTTCACAAAGAAATGCAAACCACCCTTCCACTGCAAATACATCAGGATTATCTCAAAGAACTTCACAAAGAGGATCTCACAGCTCTGCAAGATCACATGACACACACAACTCACAGAGTTCTCACACATCATCTGAGCGAGACACATCAAATGTGGAAGGAAATGATGACACTAactacaaaaacacagaaagagaatTAACTAAAGCTGAGGACTCTGCTTTAACTACTATAACACAACCGACAGAGAAGCCAATGAAGAAGGACAAGGAAAAAGATGAAGGAGCTAAAGAAAAACCCCCAGTTTCCGCAGGTACCAGAGTCAGGCCTTCATTTGCTGAAAGATACCCTTGGCTAGCTAGTCGTTACCCAGGCAAAGTCATTTCAAGTACAAGGATAACATCTCCAAGACAGGATAGTAGAGTTCCTTTAACCAGGATTTCATCCTCTGTTGGGGCTGGCAGACCAGTTTTGAGGGGGACAACTACCAGGGTCTCAGGGGCTACAGGTGCTGCTGGAGTGCCCTCAGTACAGGAAACCAGTGAAGATCCAAGTACTTCTTCTACTCGTGACTCACTAAAGAATGGTTTCGGAGCAAGTTCGGTTAAGCCGTCACTGATCAATCAAAATGTAGGCTCTGGCGGCACTAGAAACCCAGCTacctcatcttcatcatcttcctcttcaccatcCATCTCTTCAAGTCCTGATCGTCATCACTCCTTAGGTGGGCACAGAGACTCCAGTGAGCCAAGCCATAGAGAACTTACAAATGACAAAAGTAGCAATGAGGATTATCTCAGTGAGAAGAGTGGGGAAAATGATAAAGTTGCAGATCCTATAGAAGCTCAAGAGAAGCCAGCAGAGTCTGACAAAAATGCAGAAGACAATGCAAGTGTGGATACAGGAGAAAGTTCATCCAGGACCAGACCTGGCACTTCCTCTGGAGTCCCTCTAACTAATCGTCGACCTGGTGTAGGGGTGAATGGAAGGGTACGCTCTCCTCTCTTACCAAACAGGCAGTTTGGTGGGTCTAGGCTTCCCCTAAGAGTACAACCAGCACAAAACTCTAGGCTGGGCTCTTCAACATCTGACTCTACCTCATCATCATCTGATTCAGCTTCTTCCTCAAATTTACCCCAACCAGTACTAACCTCAGATAGCGACATAAGCAGTGGCACTACGGTGACAAGGACAGGGGGATTGATTGGAGGCAACTCCCACTCTACATTAGCCtcatcatcctcatcttcatctCGAGATAGCTTTAGGAACAATGGGAGTAGGCCTCGCTATTCCATCAGAGGGAAACAAAATAATGGGAGAGGAATCAAACCTGGCAATGGAAATG GTAAAAACGGACGACCCAATCTGACAGCAACAGATGATAAAGAGTCCTCTTCCTCTCATGGAGCCAGCAAGGCCACTGGTCAAAGGTTTATCACTGGACCAGATGGAACAAAATGG GTGGTAGATTTGGAGCAGGGGATACTTATGAACGGGGATGGAAGAGTTCTCCAGGACTCCCAGGGCAAACCCAAAAGAGTGGTCCTTGGAGAAGATGGACGCACTATTTTTG ATCACATGGGTAGTCCTTTGGTAAGCCAGGACGGTATTGCGCTGTTTGGCCATGGGAGAGATAGTCAACCTGTGATCAATCCAAAAGACAAGGTCCTCATGGTTGGAGGGAAACGTGTACTCGGATTGGATCGGCCTCGCCCCAggacctccaccaccaccaccaccaccactactaCTACCACCACTACTACCACCATGGCTCCTACTACCACACCTGAACCCACCACCACTGACTGGACCACAGAGGAGTTTACCACTGGATTTCCATACCCAACCTGTCCACCTGGGACCTTTTCCAAAACAGATGAATATGGTTATCCCATTCTGGACTCAGATGGAATCTTGGACTGCTATCCAGAAG ATGAGTTTGTTGTCCAGACCACCCCGCcaccaaccaccaccaccaccactaccaccaccaccaccacagagATCACGACGCCAGAGGTGCACATCAGACCCGTGAACAAAGGCCCTTCAAACGAGTTTGACCTGAGTGGGAAGAAGAGGTTCACAG CTCCATATGTAAACTACATCCAGAAGGACCCGGGAGCACCTTGCTCTTTAACAGAGGCTCTGGAGTACCTTCAGGTTGACATCCTGGAAAACTTAATGAAAAATGACAGCCTGGCAGCCAATCACAACCAGCCTCCCAAAAACAAGCCTCATAACTTCACTGTGGTCGCCATGGAAGGCTGCCACTCCTTTATCATCCTGGACTGGGCCCGCCCTCTCAAGGATGATATGGTGTCAG GCTACATGGTCCAGAGTGCCTCATACGATGACATCCTCAACAATAGGTGGTCCTCTAAAGCTGCCACTGGGACACACCTGGCTGTGGAAAATCTCAAGCCCAACTCTAG GTACTACTTCAGGGTGCAAGCGAAGAATGTGTTTGGTGTGGGACCATTCAGCGAAACGCTCTCCTATGTTACTGAATCAG atgaCCCTCTCCTCATTGAAAGACCACCTG GAGGCGAGCCAATCTGGATTCCCTTTTCTTTCAAGTTTAACCCAGTCCACAGCAGCTGTAAGGGCAGCCAGTATGTCAAGCGGACATGGTACAGGAAGTTTGTGGGTGTGGTTCTGTGTAATTCCCTACGATACAAGATCTTCATGGGAGACAGTCTAAGAG ACCCATTTTACAGTATAGGAGATACGTTTGGCCAGGGAGAGGACCACTGCCAGTTTGTGGACTCCTACAGggatggaaggacaggcccggCCTACTTGTCAAATAATCTGCCCACAGTACaag GATACTATCGTTCCTACAGACAAGAGCCAGTTACATTTGGGGTTATTGGCCGACGCACGCCCCATCCATTTGTGGGCTGGTATGAATGCGGGGTGCCCATCCCTGGAAAATGGTAA
- the fndc1 gene encoding fibronectin type III domain-containing protein 1 isoform X1, producing the protein MALATGRTLVALFLTLCGPGCSWAAEKPPRSQNVKPTSVEKGLRESWEPSIHLDGRPVDHFMISSSKPTRSHRFTKASKDSRAPMLEDVDPEWVNLDGFAVLGGAPVSNLSAAGPVRSSQTVAPRNHSSVKRATRMDRKAQLSGVPNVRTHRRAPQSSSGPRQPERVLAGVPLLERRRQHYAKPQSDQRNRLARKLTSESVHVVSLQAQKAQGQSEPANRAVTTKTTTPAPPEHEAQDISVRVMSPKSVLISWVDPAVEMEKVAPGASRSYTVRYREKGESARWEYKESTQRRILIDTLSADSMYEFSVRISQEENHSKWSDSVFQRTPESAPSGPPENFEVKPLRGKGTAVVATWDPPEEPNGRIKEYILTYVPAMKPFETKSVKYHGSTTTATIDGLTPGDRYIFTIKATNRKGQGPQSKTFSVAMPGSSSATSAFSKSKDSRRTGHTPSKQDTDHDDIQSTEVPEIPTIQKQPLPAAPVNRRFRPLSQTRSYHSIFSSVRGSIRKAGNRGSNRRRAKNDEEEEEENKVPTTPPPVEETTTMEFVPEPKETDNDVSPETEDEDEYDEEPLTTKTPSLKVLTPSPTKPAFNRLNPPRRRPFKIRVHQKAGSKDAFTGSSSSSSSASSSSSSSASSSSSSSSSSASSSSSSSSNSPTSTSSSTSLDSSSSSSSSPSTTSLSSPSLTQESAASRKDYIALTYPESKNIFEKSSITHAKPSTSLAKVNSSQQTQVTPVGRGSTSAGRASGTGFGSRYGLGRRYPGSLLRGNSTRMLNGHKPAVISQSSSPRRTQSQVTSSIQSSATSQATLPENTQSHEKSSTLNPSTSKSKSGRTSNGEDVLESYNSDKSRSTLESKSHGSTSLQVTNPSTSQRNANHPSTANTSGLSQRTSQRGSHSSARSHDTHNSQSSHTSSERDTSNVEGNDDTNYKNTERELTKAEDSALTTITQPTEKPMKKDKEKDEGAKEKPPVSAGTRVRPSFAERYPWLASRYPGKVISSTRITSPRQDSRVPLTRISSSVGAGRPVLRGTTTRVSGATGAAGVPSVQETSEDPSTSSTRDSLKNGFGASSVKPSLINQNVGSGGTRNPATSSSSSSSSPSISSSPDRHHSLGGHRDSSEPSHRELTNDKSSNEDYLSEKSGENDKVADPIEAQEKPAESDKNAEDNASVDTGESSSRTRPGTSSGVPLTNRRPGVGVNGRVRSPLLPNRQFGGSRLPLRVQPAQNSRLGSSTSDSTSSSSDSASSSNLPQPVLTSDSDISSGTTVTRTGGLIGGNSHSTLASSSSSSSRDSFRNNGSRPRYSIRGKQNNGRGIKPGNGNGKNGRPNLTATDDKESSSSHGASKATGQRFITGPDGTKWVVDLEQGILMNGDGRVLQDSQGKPKRVVLGEDGRTIFDHMGSPLVSQDGIALFGHGRDSQPVINPKDKVLMVGGKRVLGLDRPRPRTSTTTTTTTTTTTTTTTMAPTTTPEPTTTDWTTEEFTTGFPYPTCPPGTFSKTDEYGYPILDSDGILDCYPEEDSSGMEMDFMLTMTRVPDALVLKKDEFVVQTTPPPTTTTTTTTTTTTEITTPEVHIRPVNKGPSNEFDLSGKKRFTAPYVNYIQKDPGAPCSLTEALEYLQVDILENLMKNDSLAANHNQPPKNKPHNFTVVAMEGCHSFIILDWARPLKDDMVSGYMVQSASYDDILNNRWSSKAATGTHLAVENLKPNSRYYFRVQAKNVFGVGPFSETLSYVTESDDPLLIERPPGGEPIWIPFSFKFNPVHSSCKGSQYVKRTWYRKFVGVVLCNSLRYKIFMGDSLRDPFYSIGDTFGQGEDHCQFVDSYRDGRTGPAYLSNNLPTVQGYYRSYRQEPVTFGVIGRRTPHPFVGWYECGVPIPGKW; encoded by the exons CAGAGAAACCCCCACGATCACAAAATGTGAAACCAACATCTGTGGAGAAGGGCCTTAGGGAAAGCTGGGAGCCGTCTATCCATCTGGATGGAAGACCTGTGGATCACTTCATGATCAGCTCCAGTAAACCCACGAGATCCCATCGATTCACTAAAGCGAGCAAGGACAGTCGTGCTCCTATGTTGGAGGATGTAG acCCTGAATGGGTTAACCTGGATGGCTTTGCTGTGTTGGGCGGTGCACCTGTCAGCAATTTATCAGCAG CAGGTCCAGTAAGATCTTCACAAACAGTTGCGCCCCGAAATCACTCCTCCGTAAAACGGGCAACCAGGATGGACAGGAAGGCTCAGCTGTCAGGTGTGCCTAATGTCAGAACACACAGGAGGGCACCTCAGTCTTCCTCTGGTCCCAGGCAGCCCGAGAGAGTTTTGGCAGGAGTTCCTCTGCTGGAAAGGAGACGACAACACTACGCCAAGCCTCAGTCTGATCAGAGAAATCGACTCGCACGCAAACTAA CGTCTGAGTCCGTTCATGTGGTGTCACTGCAGGCACAGAAGGCCCAGGGTCAGAGCGAACCTGCCAACAGAGCAGTCACAACCAAAACAACCACACCAG CTCCACCTGAACATGAGGCCCAGGACATCAGTGTCAGGGTCATGTCTCCTAAATCAGTTCTCATTTCGTGGGTTGACCCTGCTGTCGAGATGGAGAAAGTTGCCCCTGGGGCATCCAG ATCATACACAGTTAGGTACAGGGAGAAGGGTGAGTCAGCACGCTGGGAGTACAAGGAGAGCACGCAAAGGAGAATTTTGATAGACACCCTGTCTGCTGACAGCATGTATGAGTTCTCTGTCAGAATCTCTCAGGAAGAAAATCACAGCAAGTGGAGCGACTCCGTCTTTCAGAGGACTCCAGAGTCAG CACCATCTGGGCCACCTGAGAACTTTGAGGTCAAGCCATTAAGAGGAAAAGGGACTGCTGTTGTAGCAACATGGGATCCACCTGAAGAGCCCAATGGGAGGATAAAAG AGTACATCTTGACTTATGTCCCTGCCATGAAGCCTTTTGAAACAAAAAGCGTGAAGTACCATGGAAGTACCACGACAGCCACCATAGATGGCCTCACACCTGGAGACCGTTATATTTTCACCATTAAGGCCACCAATAGGAAGGGACAAGGACCACAGAGCAAGACCTTCAGTGTCGCCATGCCAGGAA GCAGCAGTGCCACCTCAGCATTTTCAAAAAGCAAGGACAGCCGCAGGACTGGCCACACGCCTTCCAAACAAGATACCGACCATGATGACATCCAGTCAACAGAAGTGCCAGAAATACCAACCATACAAAAGCAGCCACTCCCTGCTGCACCTGTCAACAGGCGTTTTCGTCCACTTTCCCAGACACGCTCCTATCACAGCATCTTCTCTTCCGTCAGGGGGTCAATCAGGAAAGCAGGAAACAGAGGCTCTAACAGAAGAAGGGCTAAGAatgatgaggaagaggaagaggaaaacaAAGTACCCACAACACCACCTCCAGTAGAAGAGACTACAACAATGGAATTTGTACCAGAGCCTAAAGAAACTGATAATGATGTTTCCCCTGAAACTGAGGATGAAGATGAATATGATGAAGAGCCTCTGACTACTAAAACCCCCTCCCTCAAAGTTTTAACACCTTCTCCAACTAAACCTGCATTTAATCGACTTAATCCACCAAGAAGAAGGCCATTTAAGATTAGGGTCCATCAAAAAGCAGGATCCAAGGATGCATTCACTGGTtcatcttcatcctcgtcttccgcatcatcatcttcttcttcttctgcttcatcatcatcatcatcatcatcctcttctgcttcatcatcttcttcttcttcttctaattCCCCCACCTCCACTTCTTCTTCTACCTCTTTGGattcctcctcatcttcctcatcATCCCCTTCTACGACCTCACTGTCCTCTCCCTCACTTACTCAAGAATCTGCAGCAAGCAGAAAGGACTATATAGCTCTCACATATCCAGAGTCGAAAAACATCTTTGAAAAGTCCAGCATAACACATGCAAAACCCTCCACATCACTTGCAAAAGTGAACAGTTCACAGCAGACACAGGTTACACCTGTAGGTAGAGGTTCCACTTCAGCAGGACGCGCCAGTGGCACTGGTTTTGGTTCTAGATATGGTTTAGGCCGAAGATACCCTGGGAGCTTGTTAAGAGGGAATTCTACCCGAATGTTGAATGGTCACAAACCTGCTGTCATTTCACAGTCGAGTTCTCCAAGAAGAACTCAGAGTCAAGTAACTTCAAGCATACAAAGTTCAGCAACATCACAGGCCACTTTACCGGAAAACACTCAAAGCCACGAAAAGTCAAGCACTCTCAATCCATCAACATCAAAGTCAAAATCAGGAAGGACTTCCAATGGTGAAGATGTCTTGGAGTCCTATAATTCTGACAAGTCACGTTCTACTTTAGAATCTAAGTCTCATGGCTCGACATCTTTGCAAGTGACAAATCCATCCACTTCACAAAGAAATGCAAACCACCCTTCCACTGCAAATACATCAGGATTATCTCAAAGAACTTCACAAAGAGGATCTCACAGCTCTGCAAGATCACATGACACACACAACTCACAGAGTTCTCACACATCATCTGAGCGAGACACATCAAATGTGGAAGGAAATGATGACACTAactacaaaaacacagaaagagaatTAACTAAAGCTGAGGACTCTGCTTTAACTACTATAACACAACCGACAGAGAAGCCAATGAAGAAGGACAAGGAAAAAGATGAAGGAGCTAAAGAAAAACCCCCAGTTTCCGCAGGTACCAGAGTCAGGCCTTCATTTGCTGAAAGATACCCTTGGCTAGCTAGTCGTTACCCAGGCAAAGTCATTTCAAGTACAAGGATAACATCTCCAAGACAGGATAGTAGAGTTCCTTTAACCAGGATTTCATCCTCTGTTGGGGCTGGCAGACCAGTTTTGAGGGGGACAACTACCAGGGTCTCAGGGGCTACAGGTGCTGCTGGAGTGCCCTCAGTACAGGAAACCAGTGAAGATCCAAGTACTTCTTCTACTCGTGACTCACTAAAGAATGGTTTCGGAGCAAGTTCGGTTAAGCCGTCACTGATCAATCAAAATGTAGGCTCTGGCGGCACTAGAAACCCAGCTacctcatcttcatcatcttcctcttcaccatcCATCTCTTCAAGTCCTGATCGTCATCACTCCTTAGGTGGGCACAGAGACTCCAGTGAGCCAAGCCATAGAGAACTTACAAATGACAAAAGTAGCAATGAGGATTATCTCAGTGAGAAGAGTGGGGAAAATGATAAAGTTGCAGATCCTATAGAAGCTCAAGAGAAGCCAGCAGAGTCTGACAAAAATGCAGAAGACAATGCAAGTGTGGATACAGGAGAAAGTTCATCCAGGACCAGACCTGGCACTTCCTCTGGAGTCCCTCTAACTAATCGTCGACCTGGTGTAGGGGTGAATGGAAGGGTACGCTCTCCTCTCTTACCAAACAGGCAGTTTGGTGGGTCTAGGCTTCCCCTAAGAGTACAACCAGCACAAAACTCTAGGCTGGGCTCTTCAACATCTGACTCTACCTCATCATCATCTGATTCAGCTTCTTCCTCAAATTTACCCCAACCAGTACTAACCTCAGATAGCGACATAAGCAGTGGCACTACGGTGACAAGGACAGGGGGATTGATTGGAGGCAACTCCCACTCTACATTAGCCtcatcatcctcatcttcatctCGAGATAGCTTTAGGAACAATGGGAGTAGGCCTCGCTATTCCATCAGAGGGAAACAAAATAATGGGAGAGGAATCAAACCTGGCAATGGAAATG GTAAAAACGGACGACCCAATCTGACAGCAACAGATGATAAAGAGTCCTCTTCCTCTCATGGAGCCAGCAAGGCCACTGGTCAAAGGTTTATCACTGGACCAGATGGAACAAAATGG GTGGTAGATTTGGAGCAGGGGATACTTATGAACGGGGATGGAAGAGTTCTCCAGGACTCCCAGGGCAAACCCAAAAGAGTGGTCCTTGGAGAAGATGGACGCACTATTTTTG ATCACATGGGTAGTCCTTTGGTAAGCCAGGACGGTATTGCGCTGTTTGGCCATGGGAGAGATAGTCAACCTGTGATCAATCCAAAAGACAAGGTCCTCATGGTTGGAGGGAAACGTGTACTCGGATTGGATCGGCCTCGCCCCAggacctccaccaccaccaccaccaccactactaCTACCACCACTACTACCACCATGGCTCCTACTACCACACCTGAACCCACCACCACTGACTGGACCACAGAGGAGTTTACCACTGGATTTCCATACCCAACCTGTCCACCTGGGACCTTTTCCAAAACAGATGAATATGGTTATCCCATTCTGGACTCAGATGGAATCTTGGACTGCTATCCAGAAG AGGACTCCTCAGGAATGGAAATGGACTTCATGCTTACAATGACCAGGGTGCCTGATGCTTTAGTTCTTAAGAAAG ATGAGTTTGTTGTCCAGACCACCCCGCcaccaaccaccaccaccaccactaccaccaccaccaccacagagATCACGACGCCAGAGGTGCACATCAGACCCGTGAACAAAGGCCCTTCAAACGAGTTTGACCTGAGTGGGAAGAAGAGGTTCACAG CTCCATATGTAAACTACATCCAGAAGGACCCGGGAGCACCTTGCTCTTTAACAGAGGCTCTGGAGTACCTTCAGGTTGACATCCTGGAAAACTTAATGAAAAATGACAGCCTGGCAGCCAATCACAACCAGCCTCCCAAAAACAAGCCTCATAACTTCACTGTGGTCGCCATGGAAGGCTGCCACTCCTTTATCATCCTGGACTGGGCCCGCCCTCTCAAGGATGATATGGTGTCAG GCTACATGGTCCAGAGTGCCTCATACGATGACATCCTCAACAATAGGTGGTCCTCTAAAGCTGCCACTGGGACACACCTGGCTGTGGAAAATCTCAAGCCCAACTCTAG GTACTACTTCAGGGTGCAAGCGAAGAATGTGTTTGGTGTGGGACCATTCAGCGAAACGCTCTCCTATGTTACTGAATCAG atgaCCCTCTCCTCATTGAAAGACCACCTG GAGGCGAGCCAATCTGGATTCCCTTTTCTTTCAAGTTTAACCCAGTCCACAGCAGCTGTAAGGGCAGCCAGTATGTCAAGCGGACATGGTACAGGAAGTTTGTGGGTGTGGTTCTGTGTAATTCCCTACGATACAAGATCTTCATGGGAGACAGTCTAAGAG ACCCATTTTACAGTATAGGAGATACGTTTGGCCAGGGAGAGGACCACTGCCAGTTTGTGGACTCCTACAGggatggaaggacaggcccggCCTACTTGTCAAATAATCTGCCCACAGTACaag GATACTATCGTTCCTACAGACAAGAGCCAGTTACATTTGGGGTTATTGGCCGACGCACGCCCCATCCATTTGTGGGCTGGTATGAATGCGGGGTGCCCATCCCTGGAAAATGGTAA